GGCTCTCAGTCTTCTTGGGGAGCAATACAGCCTGGATGTTGGGCAGGACACCGCCCTGAGCAATTGTGACTTTACCCAGCAGCTTGTTTAGCTCCTCGTCGTTGCGGATGGCCAGCTGCAGGTGCCGGGGGATAATGCGGGTCTTCTTGTTGTCGCGGGCCGCATTGCCCGCCAGCTCCAAGATCTCGGCAGTCAGGTACTCCAGCACCGCCGCCAGATACACCGGTGCGCCAGCCCCAACTCGCTCGGAGTAGTTGCCCTTGCGGAGCAAGCGGTGCACTCGGCCCACAGGGAACTGGAGGCCGGCCCGAGAAGATCGGGTCTTAGCCTTGGCTCGGGCCTTTCCGCCTTGCTTGCCACGTCCGGACATTGTGATATCTCAAAATAGATGTTAAGCAACgaagtgaaaaatgtaaaactgaatTTTCTTAGCAAGTGAGAAACTATTATACTTGGAGGCCGAATTGTAAATAACGCTATTTGATTGGCTAGAACAACCTACCAATTACAAAGAATCGCGAGAATCGCCTAATTTGCATACAACAGGGCACACAGAGACAGTTTATCCAATCAATATGTAAGTTTTCAAACGCCAGTTTAGGACACCAGCTCTAGAGATATTACGAGCTGCAGAGTGAGGAtacttgtcatttttctttagGTTGTGGACGAGGTGTTTCTTTAACATGCCTGAACCTGCTAAGTCTGCTCCTGCCCCAAAGAAGGGCTCCAAAAAGGCGGTGACCAAGGCGCAGAAGAAGGATGGCAAGAAGCGCAAGCGTAGTCGCAAGGAGAGCTATTCCGTTTACGTGTACAAGGTGCTAAAGCAGGTCCACCCCGACACTGGCATCTCATCGAAAGCCATGGGTATCATGAACTCCTTCGTCAACGATATCTTCGAGCGCATTGCCGGGGAGGCTTCCCGCCTGGCACATTACAACAAGCGCTCCACCATCACCTCCAGAGAGATCCAGACGGCCGTGCGCCTGCTGCTGCCCGGGGAACTGGCCAAGCATGCCGTGTCCGAAGGCACCAAGGCTGTCACCAAGTACACCAGCTCTAAGTAATTCTAACGTCTTCATACCCAATCCCAAAGGCTCTTTTAAGAGCCACCCACTTTTTCAGCTATAGAGTTGTAATTACCTGCATATTTTCTGTTTACCAACAGGTTTGGTTTTATCTTGATTTGAGGGGTTTGCTGCTGTGTAGGTCTAGAGCACAGTTCTTTTGACTGCTTTAAGGCAAAATGCTGTACTTAATCTTAAGTTAGTGGTAGCATATTTGTTTTACCCAAAGTGCTGGTTACAAGGCTAGCCCATTGTGCTGATGTGCACATTTATCTTATGTTGTGCTGTGATGTGTCCCTTGTCAAACTGATTTCATAAGCAAAGAACTTTTGAAATTAAGTAATATTTCTTTTGCTACTGACAGTGTGGGGAAAAAGAATGTCTTCCTTAATTCCAGTTTAGTCATAACAGCATTGGCAAGTTTGCCTggttaaaataatataatcaaaTTCTTCAAAATATAAGGAAAGCAAGACAAGCCATGTgcatgaaaactgaaaaatgtgaACACCGGTGCCTGGATGCAGCACTAATAATCAAAATTGTTCtttgtttaaagaaaagtttGGCTACTGGCAAAA
This genomic window from Chlorocebus sabaeus isolate Y175 chromosome 17, mChlSab1.0.hap1, whole genome shotgun sequence contains:
- the LOC103221997 gene encoding histone H2A type 1-D, producing the protein MSGRGKQGGKARAKAKTRSSRAGLQFPVGRVHRLLRKGNYSERVGAGAPVYLAAVLEYLTAEILELAGNAARDNKKTRIIPRHLQLAIRNDEELNKLLGKVTIAQGGVLPNIQAVLLPKKTESHHKAKGK
- the LOC103221998 gene encoding histone H2B type 1-C/E/F/G/I, with the translated sequence MPEPAKSAPAPKKGSKKAVTKAQKKDGKKRKRSRKESYSVYVYKVLKQVHPDTGISSKAMGIMNSFVNDIFERIAGEASRLAHYNKRSTITSREIQTAVRLLLPGELAKHAVSEGTKAVTKYTSSK